In Bosea vestrisii, the following are encoded in one genomic region:
- a CDS encoding amino acid ABC transporter ATP-binding protein produces MTNAVPKPFIELSDVHKSFGAFPVLNGVSLCVRDGGVVCIIGPSGSGKSTILRCINGLTPINQGRIRVGEFQVEKLRTDREFIPLRHQVAMVFQQYNLFPHRTVLQNLTMAPVQVLGEKPAEVTERARSLLAKVRLTGKENAYPGELSGGQQQRVAIARALAMQPRVILFDEVTAALDPEMVSEVLSVIRDLAREGMTCVLVTHEMRFAQEVADEVFFTDRGVIVEHAAPATLFKTPSDPRLKDFLDKVL; encoded by the coding sequence ATGACGAATGCCGTTCCGAAACCCTTCATCGAGCTCAGCGACGTCCACAAGTCGTTCGGGGCGTTTCCCGTGCTCAACGGCGTCTCGCTCTGCGTCCGGGATGGCGGCGTGGTCTGCATCATCGGCCCCTCCGGCTCGGGCAAGTCGACGATCCTGCGCTGCATCAACGGGCTGACGCCGATCAACCAGGGCCGCATCCGCGTCGGCGAATTCCAGGTCGAGAAACTGCGGACCGATCGTGAATTCATCCCTTTGCGCCACCAGGTCGCGATGGTCTTCCAGCAGTACAACCTGTTTCCGCATCGGACCGTTCTGCAGAACCTGACGATGGCACCCGTCCAGGTGCTCGGCGAAAAACCGGCTGAGGTGACCGAGCGCGCCCGTTCGCTGCTCGCCAAGGTTCGGCTGACCGGCAAGGAAAACGCTTATCCGGGCGAACTTTCGGGCGGCCAGCAGCAGCGTGTCGCGATCGCGCGGGCGCTGGCCATGCAGCCTCGCGTCATCCTCTTCGACGAGGTCACCGCCGCTCTCGATCCGGAAATGGTCAGCGAGGTGCTGAGCGTCATCCGCGATCTCGCGCGCGAAGGCATGACCTGCGTGCTGGTGACGCACGAGATGCGCTTCGCGCAGGAGGTCGCCGACGAGGTGTTCTTCACCGACCGCGGCGTCATCGTCGAGCACGCAGCGCCCGCAACGCTCTTCAAGACTCCCTCCGACCCCCGCCTGAAAGACTTCCTCGACAAGGTTCTCTGA
- a CDS encoding C-terminal binding protein produces MTTLNVLVPDAHLRDLDVERGVSGDRLDYTVFDETDPAAIPDEIWRNCDAILVWHRMKITADVVAKLDRCRLIVRVGVGFDNVDGAACRARGIPLSNVPNYGTTEVADHALAMLLYLVRGLGSYEARLKADPVAGFVAENVPVVRRIRGATFGAIGMGRIGTAIARRAAAFDMKVIYVDPYQPEGHDLGLGIERVRAQEELLRRADIVSLHVPLSDATRNLMGTAQFAAMKPGSIFINIARGGLVDVDALHDALKSGHVAAAGLDVLPKEPPVPTPALIEAWRSNASWLAGRFVVTPHAAFYSEAGYRDMRTFSAEILLEFLFEGRLRNHVNPGWDAKAA; encoded by the coding sequence ATGACGACCCTCAACGTATTGGTTCCCGATGCGCATTTGCGCGATCTCGACGTCGAGCGCGGCGTCTCGGGCGACAGGCTCGACTACACCGTCTTCGACGAGACCGACCCGGCCGCCATCCCGGACGAGATCTGGCGCAACTGCGATGCCATCCTTGTCTGGCATCGCATGAAGATTACAGCCGACGTCGTCGCCAAGCTCGACCGCTGCCGGCTGATCGTGCGGGTGGGTGTCGGCTTCGACAATGTCGACGGTGCCGCCTGCCGCGCGCGCGGCATCCCTCTCTCCAACGTCCCGAACTACGGCACAACCGAAGTTGCCGACCATGCGCTCGCGATGCTGCTGTACCTCGTTCGCGGCCTCGGAAGCTACGAGGCGCGCCTGAAGGCCGATCCGGTTGCCGGCTTCGTCGCCGAAAACGTGCCGGTCGTGCGCCGCATCCGCGGGGCGACGTTCGGTGCGATCGGCATGGGACGCATCGGTACCGCGATTGCCCGGCGTGCCGCCGCTTTCGACATGAAGGTCATCTATGTCGACCCGTACCAACCAGAGGGGCATGATCTCGGACTGGGGATCGAGCGCGTCCGTGCGCAGGAGGAGCTGCTGCGCCGGGCCGATATCGTCAGCCTGCATGTCCCGCTCTCCGACGCCACGCGCAACCTGATGGGCACCGCCCAGTTCGCCGCCATGAAGCCGGGCAGCATCTTCATCAACATCGCCCGCGGCGGCCTCGTCGACGTCGATGCGCTGCATGACGCGCTGAAGAGTGGCCATGTCGCTGCGGCCGGCCTCGACGTGCTGCCCAAGGAACCTCCCGTGCCGACGCCAGCGCTGATCGAGGCCTGGCGCAGCAATGCGTCCTGGCTCGCCGGGCGCTTCGTCGTCACACCGCATGCCGCCTTCTATTCGGAAGCCGGCTACCGCGACATGCGCACCTTTTCCGCCGAGATCCTGCTCGAATTCCTGTTCGAGGGACGGCTGCGGAACCACGTCAATCCCGGCTGGGACGCCAAGGCGGCGTAA
- a CDS encoding LysR substrate-binding domain-containing protein — protein sequence MNVRQIEAFRAVMTTGSVTRAGERLSISQPAVSQLIAHFERHCGFRLFERQGNKLAPTREAQALFSEVERMFVGVGQIARVATALRDQSWGALSIAAFPAIARRVLPEIIWSFCESRPDTRFRFESMRSRSLIDAVATQHVDVGFSILPGDRPEVESTRLHRLRGLCIMPSGHRLAGGTCVRAEDLVEEDFISLGPQDHSRFMIDRLFEERKISRRLRLEVGQSETAFSFVAAGAGIAVVDPISAYNNTDARITARPFEPAVEFDIWLIRPKAARSFNLVDRFVEHALAQLQRFADELGRDC from the coding sequence ATGAATGTCCGCCAAATCGAGGCTTTCCGTGCCGTCATGACGACTGGCAGCGTGACGCGCGCCGGGGAGAGATTGAGCATCTCACAGCCGGCCGTCAGCCAGCTCATCGCCCATTTCGAACGCCATTGCGGTTTTCGCCTCTTCGAGCGGCAAGGCAATAAGCTGGCACCAACCCGGGAGGCACAGGCGCTGTTCTCCGAGGTCGAGCGCATGTTCGTTGGCGTCGGCCAGATCGCCCGGGTGGCGACAGCGCTGCGCGACCAATCCTGGGGTGCGCTCAGCATCGCGGCCTTTCCCGCCATCGCGCGCCGCGTTCTGCCGGAGATCATCTGGTCTTTTTGCGAAAGCCGGCCCGACACACGCTTCCGGTTTGAAAGCATGCGCTCGCGCAGCTTGATCGATGCTGTAGCTACTCAGCATGTCGATGTTGGATTCAGCATTCTTCCCGGTGACCGTCCCGAGGTTGAGAGCACCCGTCTGCATCGGCTGCGCGGCCTCTGCATCATGCCGAGCGGACATCGGCTTGCAGGAGGCACGTGCGTCCGGGCAGAAGATCTTGTCGAAGAAGACTTCATCTCGCTGGGCCCGCAAGACCATTCCCGCTTCATGATCGACCGGCTCTTTGAGGAGCGAAAAATCTCACGCAGGTTGCGGCTCGAAGTGGGCCAGTCGGAGACAGCTTTCTCGTTCGTCGCCGCTGGGGCGGGCATCGCGGTCGTCGACCCGATCAGCGCTTACAACAATACCGACGCACGCATCACGGCCAGACCATTCGAGCCGGCGGTGGAATTCGACATCTGGCTCATTCGGCCGAAGGCGGCGCGCTCGTTCAACCTGGTTGATCGCTTCGTCGAGCATGCCCTGGCACAACTGCAGCGTTTCGCAGACGAGCTTGGCAGGGACTGTTGA
- the sucC gene encoding ADP-forming succinate--CoA ligase subunit beta, with protein sequence MRIHEFQAKHLLARYGLIVPEGGVAITAREAGEIAHRLGGPVVVKAQIHAGGRARAGGIQRVESPAAAEAAGAELLGKALVTAQTGPAGQIARRVLVERALPARRELHLALLVDSTSGEVMLIGSERGGADIEEQAARGELQIRELRLGTGGEARAQEVAAFVATLGLEGALHEQGCALVDGLRRAFVELDASLIELNPLGITEDGRLAALDAKMTLDDNALFRHPELAALRDEDDTSAAELQAQRHQLNYVQLDGDIGMVANGAGLGLATLDMVVAAKGRPANFMDIRTTAKSLDIAHGFGLLLDNPATLAILINVHGGGMQACDTIAEGLGIALRRTGRSLPLVVRLAGNNADFGRSRLQNFGCAVIDCPDMWTAATKAVALAQKGA encoded by the coding sequence GTGAGAATCCATGAGTTCCAGGCGAAGCATCTGCTGGCCCGCTACGGGCTGATCGTGCCGGAGGGTGGTGTCGCGATCACCGCCCGGGAGGCCGGCGAGATCGCGCATCGTCTCGGCGGCCCTGTGGTGGTCAAGGCGCAGATCCATGCTGGCGGCAGGGCGCGCGCCGGCGGAATCCAGCGGGTGGAGAGCCCTGCGGCCGCTGAGGCTGCCGGCGCGGAATTGCTCGGCAAGGCGCTCGTGACTGCCCAAACGGGGCCGGCGGGCCAGATCGCCAGGCGCGTCCTCGTCGAGAGGGCGCTGCCGGCGCGGCGCGAGCTGCATCTCGCTTTGCTGGTCGATTCCACCTCGGGCGAGGTGATGCTGATTGGCAGCGAACGGGGCGGCGCCGATATCGAGGAGCAGGCGGCGCGCGGCGAGCTCCAGATCCGCGAGCTCAGGCTCGGCACCGGCGGCGAGGCGCGGGCGCAGGAGGTGGCAGCCTTCGTTGCAACGCTCGGTCTGGAGGGCGCGCTGCACGAGCAAGGCTGCGCGCTTGTGGATGGCCTGCGGCGAGCCTTTGTCGAGCTCGACGCCAGCCTGATCGAGCTCAATCCGCTTGGGATCACCGAAGACGGGAGGTTGGCCGCGCTCGACGCCAAGATGACGCTCGACGACAACGCCCTGTTCCGGCATCCAGAGCTCGCGGCGCTGCGCGACGAGGACGACACCAGCGCCGCCGAATTGCAGGCCCAGCGCCATCAGCTCAACTATGTCCAGCTCGACGGCGATATCGGCATGGTGGCGAATGGCGCAGGCTTAGGTCTCGCCACGCTTGACATGGTCGTCGCCGCCAAGGGCCGGCCAGCCAATTTCATGGACATCCGGACCACCGCCAAGAGCCTCGACATCGCCCATGGCTTCGGGCTGCTGCTCGACAATCCGGCGACGCTCGCCATCCTGATCAATGTGCATGGCGGCGGCATGCAGGCCTGCGACACCATCGCCGAGGGGCTCGGCATCGCCTTGCGCCGCACCGGCCGCTCGTTGCCGCTGGTCGTGCGCCTTGCCGGCAACAACGCCGATTTCGGGCGCTCGCGCCTGCAGAACTTCGGCTGCGCGGTGATCGACTGCCCGGACATGTGGACTGCGGCCACGAAGGCGGTCGCGCTGGCGCAGAAGGGAGCCTGA
- a CDS encoding ABC transporter permease subunit (The N-terminal region of this protein, as described by TIGR01726, is a three transmembrane segment that identifies a subfamily of ABC transporter permease subunits, which specificities that include histidine, arginine, glutamine, glutamate, L-cystine (sic), the opines (in Agrobacterium) octopine and nopaline, etc.), translated as MSSEWRAFLLGIIGVPAMLAGLLVAVYGAETEIILTKIWLRTPLLLSGSADFSSYSGGFAANIIISLWAMAIALAVGVVLGIGLIARGALVRVPSEILMNVLRNSPWLVVLYAMLYLLPFEVTVFGVTVFLSPMVKSIVGLALPVTANIAEVFRGGVEAIASGQWESARSLGYRRLQILRHIVVPQALPLMTPNLMTIYAMLFIGTSLVVVTGTSDVLSVARTVIGSDGDHIATAVYIIVLLLFFLFSFPIAILTRWLERRVRAR; from the coding sequence ATGAGCAGCGAGTGGCGCGCCTTCCTGCTCGGCATCATCGGTGTTCCAGCCATGCTCGCGGGGCTGCTCGTCGCCGTCTATGGCGCCGAAACCGAGATCATCTTGACGAAGATCTGGCTGCGGACGCCGCTGCTGCTGTCCGGCTCGGCGGACTTCAGCAGCTATAGCGGCGGCTTCGCGGCCAACATCATCATCAGCCTCTGGGCGATGGCGATCGCCCTTGCCGTGGGCGTCGTCCTCGGCATCGGCTTGATCGCCCGCGGCGCCCTTGTCCGCGTCCCATCCGAAATCCTGATGAACGTGCTGCGCAACTCGCCCTGGCTGGTGGTGCTCTACGCGATGCTCTACCTGCTGCCCTTCGAGGTCACCGTCTTCGGCGTCACGGTTTTCCTGTCGCCGATGGTGAAGTCGATCGTCGGGCTCGCCCTGCCGGTCACGGCCAATATCGCTGAAGTGTTCCGCGGCGGCGTCGAGGCCATTGCGAGCGGACAGTGGGAATCGGCGCGCTCGCTCGGCTACCGCCGGCTGCAGATCCTTCGGCACATCGTGGTGCCCCAAGCACTGCCGCTGATGACGCCCAATCTCATGACCATCTATGCAATGTTGTTCATCGGCACGAGCCTCGTCGTGGTCACCGGAACCTCCGACGTCCTTTCCGTCGCACGCACGGTCATCGGCAGCGACGGCGATCACATCGCCACAGCCGTCTACATCATCGTGCTGCTGCTCTTCTTCCTGTTCAGCTTCCCGATCGCGATCCTGACACGCTGGCTCGAACGGCGCGTGAGAGCGAGGTGA
- a CDS encoding ABC transporter substrate-binding protein has product MTHFKAKLLAGTIAFAALGGLATVAAAEDSITVATYGGEWGAAMQACIIDPFTRDTGVRVTPEPGVSGVTLSKLRQQKEAPSLDAVWIDGGVSEIAAADGVLAAVDPAKVTAVAGMVPEGVYKGADGKIFALSTGFYSLGLAYNTRDIKQAPASWLDLWKPEFAGAVTFPSPSNAMGVPFIVHLAGLLGGNADNVAPAFEKLKQLKVSAYFDTAGAGTNLFQSGEAIIGAHYASSAYAMRDQKLPIEFVVPKEGAIGGDIRLHLVANSKKQALAEKFMNYAIGKAPAQCMAEKIYVGPATSGVDLTDNAKQRMPWGPNGSIKSLALPDWNKINTNRAAIIEAFNKTVVAKK; this is encoded by the coding sequence ATGACGCATTTCAAGGCAAAGCTGCTTGCGGGCACGATTGCGTTCGCCGCGCTTGGCGGCCTGGCAACCGTTGCCGCTGCGGAGGATTCCATCACGGTCGCCACCTATGGCGGGGAATGGGGCGCTGCCATGCAGGCTTGCATCATCGATCCTTTCACGCGCGACACCGGCGTGCGCGTCACGCCCGAGCCCGGGGTCTCGGGTGTGACGCTCAGCAAGCTTCGCCAACAGAAGGAAGCCCCATCGCTGGATGCCGTCTGGATCGACGGCGGCGTGTCCGAAATCGCGGCTGCCGATGGCGTGCTTGCAGCGGTCGATCCCGCGAAAGTCACTGCCGTGGCTGGGATGGTGCCCGAGGGCGTCTACAAAGGCGCCGACGGCAAGATTTTCGCGCTGAGCACGGGCTTCTACTCGCTTGGGCTTGCCTACAACACCCGCGACATCAAGCAGGCACCGGCCTCCTGGCTCGACCTGTGGAAGCCTGAATTCGCCGGCGCGGTCACGTTCCCGAGCCCATCGAATGCCATGGGCGTGCCCTTCATCGTTCATCTCGCCGGGCTGCTCGGCGGCAATGCGGATAACGTCGCCCCGGCTTTCGAGAAGCTTAAACAGCTCAAGGTTTCCGCCTATTTCGACACTGCAGGAGCGGGAACCAATTTGTTCCAGAGCGGCGAGGCCATCATCGGCGCACACTATGCCAGCTCGGCCTATGCGATGCGCGACCAGAAGCTTCCGATCGAATTCGTCGTGCCGAAAGAAGGAGCGATCGGTGGCGATATCCGTCTGCATCTGGTCGCCAACAGCAAGAAGCAGGCTCTGGCGGAGAAGTTCATGAACTACGCGATCGGCAAGGCGCCGGCGCAATGCATGGCGGAGAAAATCTACGTCGGACCGGCAACGTCCGGGGTGGACCTGACAGACAATGCCAAGCAGCGCATGCCATGGGGCCCCAACGGCTCCATCAAGAGCCTTGCGCTGCCCGATTGGAACAAGATCAACACAAACCGAGCAGCTATCATCGAGGCCTTCAACAAGACGGTGGTCGCCAAGAAATAG
- a CDS encoding transporter substrate-binding domain-containing protein: protein MFEIAQLRVRSMVFAAAGMVRGARLLTGASLLALGLAASLGAAQADQLDRVKQRGKLIVGIRNDYVPFGYLDPKGQNTGFEVDLARAVAKDVLGSETAIEFVPVVASNRIEFLNAGRIDVIFATLGVNADRGKVIDFTQHYYSMAGIVLLAPKEATYKSWDDIRGKKICGSQGNLYNRTLSEKMGAELALFTGTAEIFSAFQGGRCDAIAYDGPNLNMKVTEDGWKDKYKIALQTFEYVPIAGGVRKNEPGFLKAVDAAIIKAEASGLMVEGEKKYSLGESEYVQKRSAEAKKAQ from the coding sequence ATGTTCGAAATCGCTCAGCTACGTGTCCGCTCCATGGTGTTCGCTGCAGCCGGCATGGTCCGCGGTGCGCGCCTCCTGACCGGCGCCTCGCTCCTGGCGCTAGGCCTCGCAGCTTCGCTCGGAGCTGCGCAGGCCGACCAGCTCGACCGCGTGAAGCAGCGCGGCAAGCTCATCGTCGGCATTCGCAACGACTACGTGCCCTTCGGCTACCTGGATCCCAAGGGGCAGAACACCGGCTTCGAGGTCGATCTGGCACGGGCCGTCGCCAAGGATGTCCTGGGTTCCGAGACGGCGATCGAGTTCGTGCCCGTGGTCGCCTCCAACCGGATCGAGTTCCTCAATGCCGGCCGCATCGACGTGATCTTCGCGACGCTCGGCGTCAATGCCGATCGCGGCAAGGTCATCGATTTCACGCAGCACTATTATTCCATGGCTGGCATCGTGCTGCTCGCGCCGAAGGAAGCGACCTACAAGAGCTGGGACGACATCCGCGGTAAGAAGATCTGCGGCAGCCAGGGCAATCTCTATAACCGGACGCTGAGCGAGAAGATGGGGGCTGAGCTGGCGCTGTTCACCGGCACCGCCGAGATCTTCAGCGCTTTCCAGGGCGGCCGTTGCGACGCCATCGCCTATGACGGCCCAAACCTGAACATGAAGGTCACGGAGGACGGCTGGAAGGACAAGTACAAGATCGCGCTCCAGACCTTCGAATATGTTCCGATCGCCGGCGGCGTGCGCAAGAACGAGCCCGGCTTTCTCAAGGCGGTCGATGCGGCCATCATCAAGGCCGAGGCGAGCGGGCTCATGGTCGAGGGCGAGAAGAAGTACAGCCTCGGTGAGAGCGAATACGTCCAGAAGCGGTCTGCCGAAGCCAAGAAGGCGCAGTAG
- a CDS encoding LysR family transcriptional regulator, protein MNIRQLEAFKTIMELGSFTRAAEKLSLSQPAVSKLIFLLERKCGFSLFHRQKNGVVPTSEGQMLYSEVERVFLSVESVSARARAIKQFDYGEINLVSYPSLAARVLPPILGGFLTTRPGLRIEMSSRNSWLLVEAVATQGFDLGFGMFAPDRAGVNFEILCSMRAVCAMAPDHPLASREVIHARDLHGERFIGMVDEDRAQLEIDRVFAESGSERNIVIKVQLTEACCSFVAAGVGVSIVDPLSTEGFTRDQLVVRPFRPAVNFNVWVVMPSFREPSLATKALTEHVRSNLTTKIAAMSAAIGDEI, encoded by the coding sequence ATGAACATCCGACAGCTCGAAGCCTTCAAAACCATCATGGAATTGGGCAGCTTCACCAGAGCGGCGGAGAAGCTCAGCCTGTCGCAGCCTGCCGTCAGCAAATTGATCTTCCTGCTCGAGCGAAAATGCGGCTTCTCGCTGTTTCATCGGCAGAAAAACGGGGTTGTGCCCACATCGGAAGGGCAGATGCTCTATTCCGAGGTCGAACGGGTTTTTCTGAGCGTGGAATCCGTTTCCGCACGGGCACGAGCGATCAAGCAGTTCGATTACGGCGAGATCAACCTCGTTTCCTATCCATCGCTGGCGGCGAGAGTCCTGCCTCCTATCCTGGGCGGTTTTCTGACAACCAGACCCGGTCTGCGGATCGAGATGTCCAGCCGGAATTCCTGGCTCCTTGTGGAGGCTGTCGCCACGCAAGGGTTCGATCTGGGCTTCGGGATGTTCGCCCCGGACCGCGCTGGTGTGAACTTCGAGATATTGTGCTCGATGAGGGCCGTCTGTGCGATGGCGCCTGACCATCCCCTGGCATCGCGCGAGGTGATCCATGCCCGCGACCTGCATGGCGAGCGATTTATCGGCATGGTCGACGAAGACCGGGCACAATTGGAAATCGACCGGGTGTTCGCCGAAAGTGGCTCCGAGCGAAACATCGTCATCAAGGTCCAGCTCACCGAAGCGTGCTGTTCGTTTGTCGCGGCTGGCGTGGGCGTCTCGATCGTGGACCCGCTCAGCACGGAAGGGTTCACAAGAGATCAGTTGGTCGTCAGGCCGTTTCGTCCGGCGGTGAATTTCAACGTGTGGGTCGTGATGCCGAGCTTCCGCGAACCTTCCCTCGCAACGAAGGCGCTCACGGAGCATGTCCGATCGAATTTGACGACGAAGATTGCGGCGATGTCGGCTGCAATCGGCGACGAGATCTGA
- a CDS encoding RraA family protein: MAFQQSDIAFPALSAAQIEAWRAIPPAVASDCMNRTQVMKAAIKPISPDTILCGQARTVTTMVGDCGPICALISSAKPGEIIVVDAGGVEDTAVWGGVMTEEAVQRRLGGAVVDGAIRDVSDMRKAGFAMFCRAIVPRGPHHGFGGTIDGLASIAGVPVRSGDIVLANDDGVVVVPLERSEEVLAAAQAHLLKEEGWIRDIRAGRRIPEMFSIPAAK; the protein is encoded by the coding sequence ATGGCATTCCAGCAGAGCGATATCGCCTTCCCGGCGCTGAGTGCAGCGCAGATCGAGGCTTGGCGGGCCATACCCCCCGCCGTCGCGTCAGATTGCATGAATCGCACGCAGGTCATGAAGGCGGCGATCAAGCCGATTTCTCCGGACACGATCTTGTGCGGCCAAGCCCGCACCGTAACGACGATGGTCGGTGATTGCGGCCCGATATGCGCGCTGATCAGCAGCGCCAAGCCCGGAGAAATCATCGTCGTTGACGCGGGTGGTGTGGAAGACACTGCAGTCTGGGGTGGCGTCATGACCGAAGAGGCGGTTCAGCGCCGACTCGGAGGCGCGGTTGTGGATGGTGCCATCCGCGACGTGTCAGACATGAGAAAAGCAGGATTCGCGATGTTCTGCCGGGCAATCGTGCCTCGCGGCCCGCATCATGGTTTCGGCGGCACGATCGACGGGCTCGCATCCATTGCCGGTGTACCCGTGCGCTCTGGGGATATCGTTCTCGCTAACGATGATGGTGTGGTCGTCGTACCGCTTGAAAGATCCGAAGAAGTGTTGGCGGCTGCCCAGGCTCACCTTCTTAAAGAGGAAGGCTGGATCCGAGACATCCGCGCCGGGCGCAGAATACCGGAGATGTTTTCAATCCCGGCCGCCAAATAA
- a CDS encoding amino acid ABC transporter permease, translated as MSLDYSWLSDGLYQTWLLRGLGTTVLMSLLGIALMLVIGVAGALCLHFRLPVLETLITVLVEFFRNTPPLVQLFFLYFMLSEVGLKLTDPTSGRSVPLFSGFTCVVLSLGLYNGAIAVEIIRSGLLAVPSQTVEGARSLGYTRFQAFRYVELPIGFRLSMPAMTNNVVSLIKTSSQAALVAVPDIMYGATQISLETFRNLEVMLLIWILYVALASLAVVVLRRLGEALRIPGYGVQAS; from the coding sequence ATGAGCCTCGACTACAGCTGGCTTAGCGATGGTCTCTACCAGACATGGCTGCTGCGCGGCCTGGGGACGACGGTTCTGATGAGTCTGCTCGGCATCGCGCTGATGCTGGTCATCGGCGTGGCGGGTGCTCTGTGCCTGCATTTCCGCCTGCCCGTGCTGGAAACCCTGATCACCGTCCTGGTCGAATTCTTCCGCAACACGCCTCCGCTGGTGCAGCTCTTCTTCCTGTACTTCATGCTGTCGGAAGTCGGTCTCAAGCTCACGGACCCGACGAGCGGCCGCAGCGTACCCCTGTTTTCGGGCTTCACCTGCGTGGTGCTCTCGCTGGGGCTCTACAACGGCGCGATTGCGGTCGAGATCATCCGCTCCGGACTGCTCGCAGTGCCGTCCCAGACAGTGGAGGGCGCGCGCTCTCTGGGCTACACGCGCTTCCAGGCTTTCCGGTACGTTGAGCTGCCGATCGGCTTCAGGCTGTCGATGCCGGCGATGACGAACAACGTGGTCAGCCTGATCAAGACCTCATCGCAGGCGGCGCTCGTCGCGGTGCCGGACATCATGTACGGCGCGACGCAGATCTCGCTCGAGACCTTCCGCAACCTCGAGGTCATGCTGCTGATCTGGATCCTCTACGTCGCCCTGGCGAGCCTCGCCGTCGTCGTCCTGCGCCGGCTCGGCGAGGCCCTCCGCATTCCCGGATATGGAGTGCAGGCGTCATGA
- a CDS encoding alpha-hydroxy acid oxidase, giving the protein MLSPWQHVEAVRRRWKGKLVIKGIMAAEDAATAAQVGVDGIIVSNHGGRQIDCAASSLTALERIAERGLSPVLMYDGGIRRGADVLKALKLGADFVFLGRPMLMAAAIGGQRGVADAIALLAQEIDIAMALLGIDRLAGLADVALLRDLRAAS; this is encoded by the coding sequence ATGCTCTCTCCCTGGCAGCATGTCGAAGCCGTGCGCAGGCGCTGGAAGGGCAAGCTCGTCATCAAGGGCATCATGGCGGCCGAGGATGCGGCAACCGCCGCGCAAGTCGGGGTGGACGGCATCATCGTCTCCAATCATGGCGGCCGGCAGATCGACTGCGCCGCGAGCTCGCTCACGGCATTGGAACGGATCGCCGAGCGCGGCCTGTCGCCGGTCCTGATGTATGACGGAGGCATCCGGCGCGGGGCGGACGTGCTGAAAGCCCTGAAGCTCGGCGCGGACTTCGTTTTCCTTGGGCGGCCGATGCTGATGGCGGCTGCCATCGGCGGCCAGCGCGGCGTAGCCGATGCCATTGCGCTGCTCGCACAGGAGATCGACATCGCGATGGCCCTGCTCGGCATCGACCGGCTTGCCGGCCTTGCCGACGTCGCGCTGCTGCGGGACCTGAGAGCCGCATCATGA